A single window of Dermacentor albipictus isolate Rhodes 1998 colony chromosome 1, USDA_Dalb.pri_finalv2, whole genome shotgun sequence DNA harbors:
- the LOC135907447 gene encoding charged multivesicular body protein 1a-like isoform X2: MDDMLFQLRFSCKQLERLSKKAEKDERLQKAKIKKALQQGNVEGARIYAENAIRKKNESINYLRMASKVDAVSSKIKSAMAMKQVTKNMGGVVKALDKAINSMDLQKVSAVMEKFEQQFEDLDVRSSVLEDAMGTATTTTAPTAQVDQLIQQVAEESGLEMIDQLNQAGVTPADTIAASTGRSKAAEDALTRRLAALRD; encoded by the exons ATGGATGACATGCTATTTCAGTTGCGATTCAGCTGCAAACAGCTCGAACGACTCTCCAAAAAAGCCGAGAAAGATGAGCGATTGCAGAAAGCAAAGATCAAGAAGGCCTTGCAACAGGGCAACGTCGAAGGTGCGCGAATCTATGCTGAGAACGCCATCCGCAAGAAGAACGAAAGCATCAATTACCTGCGCATGGCTTCCAAAGTAGACGCTGTGAGCTCCAAGATCAAGAGTGCCATGGCTATGAAGCAG GTCACCAAGAACATGGGTGGTGTGGTAAAAGCACTTGACAAGGCTATCAACTCAATGGACTTGCAGAAGGTATCAGCTGTCATGGAGAAGTTTGAGCAGCAGTTTGAGGATCTGGATGTTCGAAGTTCAGTGCTGGAAGACGCTATGGGCACAGCCACAACTACAACTGCACCTACAGCCCAGGTAGATCAGCTGATCCAGCAGGTTGCGGAAGAGAGTGGCCTCGAAATGATCGACCAGCTCAACCAGGCAGGCGTAACACCAGCTGATACCATTGCTGCTTCCACAGGTCGCTCAAAGGCCGCTGAGGATGCCCTCACCCGACGCCTCGCAGCTCTACGTGACTGA
- the LOC135907447 gene encoding charged multivesicular body protein 1a-like isoform X1 has translation MDDMLFQLRFSCKQLERLSKKAEKDERLQKAKIKKALQQGNVEGARIYAENAIRKKNESINYLRMASKVDAVSSKIKSAMAMKQVTKNMGGVVKALDKAINSMDLQKVSAVMEKFEQQFEDLDVRSSVLEDAMGTATTTTAPTAQVAQRPLRMPSPDASQLYVTDGHCKCGFCGHLEFSQWSKVKTFRLSTHSVLHAVLCAV, from the exons ATGGATGACATGCTATTTCAGTTGCGATTCAGCTGCAAACAGCTCGAACGACTCTCCAAAAAAGCCGAGAAAGATGAGCGATTGCAGAAAGCAAAGATCAAGAAGGCCTTGCAACAGGGCAACGTCGAAGGTGCGCGAATCTATGCTGAGAACGCCATCCGCAAGAAGAACGAAAGCATCAATTACCTGCGCATGGCTTCCAAAGTAGACGCTGTGAGCTCCAAGATCAAGAGTGCCATGGCTATGAAGCAG GTCACCAAGAACATGGGTGGTGTGGTAAAAGCACTTGACAAGGCTATCAACTCAATGGACTTGCAGAAGGTATCAGCTGTCATGGAGAAGTTTGAGCAGCAGTTTGAGGATCTGGATGTTCGAAGTTCAGTGCTGGAAGACGCTATGGGCACAGCCACAACTACAACTGCACCTACAGCCCAG GTCGCTCAAAGGCCGCTGAGGATGCCCTCACCCGACGCCTCGCAGCTCTACGTGACTGATGGCCACTGCAAGTGTGGCTTCTGTGGCCACCTAGAATTCTCTCAGTGGAGCAAGGTGAAGACATTCAGGTTGTCCACTCATTCAGTTCTGCATGCTGTGCTTTGTGCAGTGTAG